From Calothrix sp. PCC 6303, a single genomic window includes:
- a CDS encoding substrate-binding domain-containing protein has translation MKQNLVIFVLGAIALLSLPGCTGNTSTSSDVTTTTTPSDTQASIKAGGSSSALDFLRALEVAYESTSKNKQITLLEPGQSENIIAGIKQGLVDVGAISKTLKPEENDGTLEFREVAKDALVVATNSSVTGVKNLTTENLKAIYSGSVTNWQQLGGQNAQIVVLDRPEDESAKRLLRKYYLGKDLKNAANAVVLRKEGELIQTIQSTPHSIGAFSLAHAVSHKLPVNRLSLNNIEPTLENLKTGKYQMTRTITVVWSKKASEATKSFINYILSPSGTEILEQSSFVSITPAAVSQVK, from the coding sequence ATGAAGCAAAATTTAGTCATCTTTGTATTGGGCGCGATCGCACTTCTCAGTTTACCCGGTTGTACTGGTAACACTTCCACCTCCTCAGATGTCACTACCACAACCACACCAAGCGACACCCAAGCCTCAATCAAAGCTGGGGGTTCCAGTAGTGCGCTAGATTTTCTCCGAGCCTTAGAAGTCGCTTACGAATCTACTTCCAAAAATAAACAAATTACCCTTTTAGAGCCAGGACAATCGGAAAATATTATTGCGGGAATTAAACAGGGACTGGTGGATGTGGGAGCCATTTCCAAAACCTTGAAACCGGAAGAAAATGATGGTACATTAGAATTTCGTGAAGTAGCTAAAGATGCCCTGGTAGTTGCTACTAATTCTAGTGTGACCGGTGTAAAAAATCTCACTACTGAAAACCTCAAAGCCATTTACAGCGGTAGCGTTACTAACTGGCAGCAATTAGGGGGACAAAATGCCCAAATTGTAGTGCTTGATCGTCCCGAAGATGAATCTGCCAAGCGTCTCCTACGTAAATACTATTTAGGTAAAGATTTAAAAAATGCAGCGAATGCTGTTGTCTTACGCAAAGAAGGAGAACTGATTCAGACGATTCAAAGCACCCCCCATAGCATTGGTGCTTTCTCCTTGGCTCATGCAGTGTCTCATAAATTGCCTGTAAACCGTCTCAGCCTAAATAATATTGAACCCACATTGGAAAACCTGAAAACAGGTAAGTACCAAATGACGCGCACTATCACAGTTGTTTGGAGTAAAAAGGCTTCGGAGGCGACTAAATCCTTCATTAATTATATCCTTAGTCCATCAGGAACGGAGATTTTAGAGCAGTCCAGTTTCGTTTCAATTACCCCAGCAGCAGTTTCCCAAGTGAAATGA
- a CDS encoding ATP-binding protein — protein MIIRARYKKLPVSVKLLFPPLIIFLSLWTAGTIGFGYFAKKNLEQTASKETEDLAILLQQDLQQKQKLLSLKARWISEEKNVIEALSTAVNIGNSGENDPLLLRTLLPIQAALELDLLKIVDTKGQRLTFSKQGALNQAKLQDSTIKSAAKTGLELSGILIAENMAPSSLVSFISIKSSTKILATLIIGIAVDDKLLQSIRGNTSMHLVAFKDNQVSTSTLAAESKQSWEIPKSSIPPTRMKIGEEAYLVKTVELGGFDGASLKIAVLKSLKGTEKAEQKLWIVVGSFGLLGGVLILGVMVVGLHATQTLSRRIQGMTQATQQLADGNLNLRIPVDNQDEVGVLAQGFNMMAEQLIIRDQLLNQQMQRLKSTIEELHQTQSQMVQSEKMSALGQMVAGVAHEINNPVNFIFGNLIYVEQYTEDLLRLIKSYQQHYPQPPQSLQKDLDNVDLDFVIEDLTKILKSMKVGCDRIRDIVMSLRNFSRLDEAEFKSADVHEGIDSTLMILQHRLKATPGSPLIEIVKDYAQLPLVECYPGHINQVFMNLLANAIDALEESAEKTQPGKISISTQVTSNNRVQIAIADNGIGIPEEVRSRIFDPFFTTKPIGKGTGLGLSISYQIITQKHHGQIECYSTPGEGTKFVVEIPICQSESRM, from the coding sequence ATGATCATTCGTGCTAGATACAAAAAACTTCCTGTTTCAGTTAAACTTCTATTTCCACCGTTGATCATCTTCCTCAGTTTATGGACTGCTGGAACTATTGGATTTGGGTATTTTGCCAAAAAAAACCTAGAACAGACTGCAAGTAAAGAGACGGAAGATCTAGCTATTTTACTACAGCAAGATTTGCAACAAAAGCAAAAATTACTCAGTTTAAAAGCTAGATGGATCAGTGAGGAAAAAAATGTAATTGAGGCGCTTTCTACTGCCGTTAATATAGGTAATTCTGGCGAGAATGACCCTTTATTGCTTCGCACCCTATTACCTATCCAAGCAGCTTTAGAGCTAGATTTACTCAAAATTGTTGACACCAAAGGTCAACGCTTGACCTTTTCAAAGCAGGGTGCATTAAATCAAGCAAAATTGCAGGATTCGACTATCAAATCTGCGGCTAAAACTGGACTGGAGTTATCTGGTATTTTGATAGCAGAAAATATGGCTCCATCCTCCCTAGTTAGCTTCATCTCCATTAAGTCCTCAACAAAAATTTTAGCCACCTTAATTATCGGTATTGCTGTTGACGACAAGCTACTCCAAAGCATCCGAGGTAACACATCCATGCATCTGGTTGCCTTTAAGGACAATCAGGTGAGCACTTCTACCTTAGCAGCTGAGAGTAAACAAAGCTGGGAAATTCCTAAGTCAAGCATACCACCCACCAGGATGAAAATAGGTGAGGAAGCTTACTTAGTTAAAACAGTTGAATTAGGGGGTTTTGATGGAGCGAGTCTCAAAATTGCCGTTCTGAAATCTCTCAAAGGTACAGAAAAAGCAGAGCAAAAGTTGTGGATTGTTGTGGGTAGTTTTGGACTATTGGGGGGTGTCTTAATTCTTGGGGTAATGGTTGTAGGGTTACATGCAACTCAAACTCTCAGTCGTCGCATTCAAGGTATGACTCAGGCAACTCAACAATTAGCTGACGGAAATCTAAATCTGCGTATCCCAGTGGATAATCAAGATGAGGTGGGGGTGTTAGCGCAGGGGTTTAATATGATGGCAGAGCAGCTAATTATCCGCGATCAGTTATTGAATCAACAAATGCAGCGACTCAAAAGCACAATTGAAGAGTTGCACCAGACTCAAAGTCAAATGGTACAAAGCGAAAAAATGTCGGCATTGGGGCAAATGGTGGCAGGGGTTGCCCATGAAATCAATAACCCAGTCAACTTTATTTTTGGCAACCTGATTTATGTTGAGCAATATACAGAAGATTTACTGCGATTAATTAAGTCTTATCAACAGCATTATCCCCAACCTCCCCAATCGCTACAGAAAGACTTGGATAATGTGGATTTAGACTTCGTGATTGAGGATTTGACGAAAATTCTTAAATCTATGAAAGTGGGTTGTGACCGCATTCGGGATATTGTCATGTCGTTGCGTAATTTTTCTCGCTTGGATGAAGCAGAATTCAAATCTGCTGATGTTCATGAGGGTATCGATAGCACGTTGATGATTTTGCAGCACCGACTCAAAGCAACACCAGGATCACCGCTAATTGAAATAGTTAAGGATTATGCCCAATTGCCTTTAGTTGAGTGTTATCCAGGACACATTAATCAGGTGTTTATGAATTTACTCGCAAATGCCATTGATGCCTTGGAAGAATCTGCTGAAAAAACACAGCCTGGTAAAATTTCGATTTCCACCCAAGTTACCAGTAATAATAGGGTACAAATTGCGATCGCAGACAATGGTATAGGCATTCCTGAAGAAGTGCGATCGCGCATTTTTGATCCTTTCTTCACCACCAAACCCATCGGTAAAGGTACGGGCTTGGGATTATCTATTAGTTACCAAATTATTACCCAAAAACACCATGGTCAGATTGAGTGCTATTCCACCCCAGGAGAGGGTACTAAATTTGTAGTTGAAATTCCAATTTGTCAATCTGAATCACGTATGTGA
- a CDS encoding Rpn family recombination-promoting nuclease/putative transposase, with protein sequence MKTDSIFYRLFQEFPSIFFELIGNSPEIASKYQFSSVEIKQTAFRIDGVFIPQSQEQPIYFVEVQFQEDLGIYSRLFTEINLYLRQNKPENDWFAFVIYPSRNIDTASIIHYRESFASGRITIIYLDELEEVASLPVGIATIKLIIENQNRAIESARELITRTNQEVEAGQQQQQLLQIIETILVYKFPTMKIEEIQEMFGLSELKQTRFYQQAFEEGEQKGKLLAVPAMLAAGLTITQIAEALELSVDDVRKVAQQAE encoded by the coding sequence GTGAAAACAGACAGCATCTTTTACCGTCTCTTTCAAGAATTTCCCAGCATCTTCTTTGAACTAATTGGTAATTCCCCTGAAATCGCCAGTAAATATCAATTTTCATCAGTTGAAATCAAGCAAACAGCATTTCGTATAGATGGTGTATTTATTCCCCAAAGTCAAGAACAGCCAATTTACTTTGTCGAGGTTCAGTTTCAAGAGGATTTGGGAATATATTCACGCCTATTTACAGAAATTAATTTATACTTGCGGCAAAATAAACCCGAAAATGATTGGTTCGCTTTCGTGATTTATCCAAGTCGAAATATTGACACCGCATCAATCATCCATTACCGCGAATCCTTTGCTTCTGGAAGAATTACCATCATTTACCTAGATGAACTAGAGGAAGTTGCATCCCTACCCGTTGGTATTGCTACGATTAAGTTAATCATCGAAAATCAAAACAGGGCAATCGAGTCAGCCAGGGAGTTGATTACCAGAACCAATCAGGAAGTTGAGGCAGGACAACAACAGCAACAATTGTTACAAATAATCGAAACGATATTGGTTTATAAGTTTCCTACTATGAAGATTGAGGAGATACAGGAAATGTTTGGATTAAGCGAGTTAAAGCAAACAAGATTTTATCAACAAGCTTTCGAGGAAGGAGAGCAGAAAGGAAAGTTACTTGCTGTACCAGCAATGTTAGCTGCTGGATTGACGATCACGCAGATAGCGGAGGCTTTGGAGTTAAGTGTGGATGATGTAAGAAAAGTTGCACAACAGGCTGAATAA
- a CDS encoding Glu/Leu/Phe/Val family dehydrogenase, whose product MNSTSLFSLETPSPAYICPFDQACSYLEAAAKELRLDLGILEILSRPRKAITVSIPLKLDNGDVRVLAGHRVQHSDVLGPYKGGIRYHPAVTLREVSALAMLMTWKCALLGIPFGGAKGGIAIDPKKYSVGELERLTRRFTNELIKDIGPSVDIPAPDMGTSAREMAWIMDTYSKNVGHAVPGVVTGKPLSIGGSLGREMATGRGVMIITREALSDLGKSLKGVRVAIQGFGNVGSAAAHLFQEAGAKVIAVSTGAGGLYAETGLDIPNLKAYMLENGKSLLGYPQAKPISNEELLQLPCDVLVPAALENQITEDNVNAVKAAIVVEAANSPVTIQASLSLESRGVTVLPDILANAGGVVVSYLEWVQGLSYLFWDEERVNREMEKLMVQAYRHVVEKAQQRQISFRLAAYTLGVGRVAEALGDRGLY is encoded by the coding sequence ATGAATTCAACCTCTCTTTTTTCCCTAGAAACACCCTCTCCAGCTTATATTTGTCCTTTTGATCAAGCTTGCAGTTACTTAGAAGCTGCTGCAAAAGAATTAAGACTTGATTTAGGTATATTAGAAATACTTAGCAGACCTCGTAAAGCAATCACAGTTTCCATTCCCCTGAAGTTGGATAATGGAGATGTTCGGGTTTTAGCTGGACATCGAGTCCAACATTCGGATGTTCTTGGTCCTTACAAAGGAGGTATTCGCTACCATCCAGCAGTGACACTACGGGAAGTATCTGCATTAGCCATGTTAATGACTTGGAAATGTGCATTACTGGGAATCCCCTTTGGTGGTGCCAAGGGAGGTATTGCTATAGATCCAAAAAAATATAGTGTCGGGGAACTGGAACGACTTACTCGTCGCTTTACAAATGAGTTAATTAAAGATATCGGACCTTCAGTAGATATACCAGCGCCTGATATGGGGACTTCGGCACGAGAAATGGCTTGGATTATGGATACATATTCTAAAAACGTTGGTCATGCAGTTCCAGGAGTAGTTACAGGTAAGCCTCTATCAATTGGTGGTTCCTTGGGTAGGGAAATGGCAACTGGAAGAGGTGTGATGATTATTACTCGTGAAGCCTTGTCAGATTTAGGAAAATCACTCAAAGGTGTGCGGGTTGCAATTCAAGGTTTTGGGAATGTCGGTAGTGCAGCAGCACATTTGTTTCAAGAAGCGGGTGCAAAGGTAATTGCTGTATCCACTGGTGCGGGTGGGTTATATGCAGAAACAGGTTTGGATATTCCCAATTTAAAAGCTTATATGTTGGAGAATGGTAAAAGTTTACTTGGTTATCCTCAAGCAAAACCAATTAGTAATGAAGAATTGTTGCAGTTACCGTGTGATGTTTTAGTTCCCGCAGCCTTGGAAAATCAAATTACCGAAGATAATGTAAATGCGGTGAAGGCTGCCATAGTTGTAGAAGCTGCAAATAGTCCAGTTACAATACAGGCAAGTTTGTCACTTGAAAGCAGAGGTGTCACGGTTTTACCAGATATTTTGGCAAATGCAGGTGGTGTTGTTGTCAGTTATTTGGAATGGGTTCAGGGTTTATCTTACCTGTTTTGGGATGAGGAACGGGTGAATCGGGAGATGGAAAAGTTGATGGTGCAAGCTTATCGTCATGTTGTAGAGAAAGCGCAGCAGCGACAGATTAGTTTTCGTTTGGCGGCTTATACTTTGGGTGTGGGGAGAGTTGCCGAAGCTTTGGGGGATCGAGGATTGTATTAG
- a CDS encoding RRXRR domain-containing protein produces the protein MRVPVISKDNLPLMLTKPSRARRWIKEGKAIGKFNKLGIFYVKLLTEASDEKIQEVVIGLDPGKMFSGVAVQSKKYTLQMLHLVLPFKTVKNRMEQRSIMRRGRRGRRINRKLSFKKRSHRQARFDNRKNKKLPPSIRANKDLEFRVINLLCELYPVSTIVIEEVEAKGSKSFSPVMVGQRFQINRLSEIASIKLKKGWETSNLRKHLGMHKEKTDKSLQIPETHAVDAITLASSEFVKYKSFEGKNTRGASWVGNVSITESQFTIVRRPPISRRQLHLMVPTKGGNRRKYGGTTTRHGFRKGDYVKATQGKKTFFGWVSGDTETKVSVSDADWKRLGQCTAKKVQLVTRSTGLIIKATKVVSPSETLCERVASLSGLKTLSFPHPARSL, from the coding sequence ATGCGAGTACCTGTAATTTCAAAAGACAATCTCCCTTTAATGCTAACTAAACCTAGTCGTGCTAGGCGTTGGATAAAAGAAGGAAAAGCAATCGGTAAATTTAATAAATTGGGAATATTTTATGTGAAGTTGTTAACTGAAGCCTCAGACGAAAAAATACAAGAAGTTGTAATTGGACTTGACCCTGGTAAAATGTTTTCTGGTGTAGCTGTTCAATCAAAAAAATATACCCTGCAAATGCTTCACTTGGTTTTACCTTTTAAAACCGTAAAAAATAGGATGGAGCAACGCTCAATAATGCGAAGAGGAAGACGCGGGAGAAGAATAAACCGCAAGCTTTCTTTCAAAAAACGCAGTCATCGTCAAGCAAGATTTGACAACAGAAAAAACAAAAAATTACCTCCAAGTATTCGAGCAAACAAGGACTTAGAATTCCGGGTAATAAATTTACTTTGCGAACTCTACCCAGTTTCAACAATTGTTATTGAAGAAGTTGAAGCAAAAGGAAGTAAGAGCTTTAGTCCTGTTATGGTAGGTCAAAGATTTCAAATAAATAGGCTCTCAGAAATCGCAAGCATAAAGCTTAAAAAAGGTTGGGAAACATCAAACCTTCGTAAACATCTTGGAATGCATAAAGAAAAAACAGACAAGTCTTTGCAAATCCCAGAAACACACGCAGTCGATGCGATTACTTTAGCGAGTTCAGAATTTGTTAAATATAAATCGTTTGAAGGTAAAAATACACGCGGTGCTTCATGGGTAGGAAATGTTTCAATTACAGAATCTCAGTTCACAATTGTTCGCCGTCCTCCAATCAGCCGTAGACAATTACATTTGATGGTTCCAACAAAAGGTGGAAATAGACGAAAATATGGTGGAACTACAACTAGACATGGATTTAGAAAAGGCGATTATGTAAAGGCAACCCAAGGGAAGAAAACATTTTTTGGTTGGGTGAGTGGAGACACTGAAACTAAAGTCTCAGTAAGCGATGCCGACTGGAAAAGACTGGGGCAATGTACAGCTAAGAAGGTTCAGTTAGTGACACGTTCAACTGGACTAATTATCAAGGCGACTAAAGTCGTTTCTCCTTCGGAGACGCTTTGCGAACGTGTCGCTTCCCTCTCAGGTCTAAAGACACTGAGTTTCCCCCATCCCGCGAGGTCTTTATGA
- a CDS encoding efflux RND transporter permease subunit, whose translation MIVQPSGKNSTRDRFNISRLAIRYSWLTLGFWLAVIVAGIFAFSSLKYALFPDVTFPVVVVNTTAPLTTASETELKLTVPIEKSLNSLPGLEDIRSSTYPGQSVVSLSFAVGTNLESSQSKVSQELKNIKLIEGSDFQVIPINLNESAAITYAIESPSRNLTDLTQLTKDKIQNTLVKVPGVLKVNLLGVYPETLTRFNSQEALAIQIIKKGSANTLEVVNLVESEVQKLRQTLPDTKISLASTQAEYIRKATRATVDSLIEAIILSIVVIYPFLRNWQATIISALAIPTSLLGTAIVMAIFGFNLETITLLALALVIGSIIDDAIVDVENIMRHIDEGETPRQAAISATNEIGLTVTAATFTAVAVFLPIGLMGGVIGQFFKPFGITVAAAMLISMLLARTLSPVLAVYWIKPKTKIKSQYQTQSWGYFAQIYQNILQWSLQHRLIVMVLAMLSFILAIALIPAIPKGFIPKLDRGEFNIAYTTPLPDIKAQQAAQQEAFASLLGDSGDNSGNLTPTIRDPIDDSLEVAKKLEVEVRKFPDVETIFTTVGSREGEPNKGKIYVKLKEKHQIKTADIQTQLRTSLPKLPGVSTSVEDIQFVDTGGQKPLQIALLGNNTQTLNQTAQKIKQSLQKLPGFADITATGDGEENKTIQNIERFRSQRVAYVAANLGQNLSLGDATDKVVAEAKKIIPKDIKLDLGGDSARLGEVLGSFVGTLGLSALCIIAVLIWLFKGWVDPIVIGISLPLAIVGAMVALLVTKSEFGMISLIGFVFLLGLSNKNAILLVDYINQLRASGMNRSQAILKAAPIRFRPIMMTTISTILGMVPIAVGLGTGSELRSPMAIAIAGGLISSTILSLIVVPILYSILDDWFPRKRFKPTLQKELQ comes from the coding sequence ATGATAGTACAGCCAAGCGGTAAAAATTCAACACGCGATCGCTTTAATATATCAAGGCTAGCAATTCGTTACTCTTGGCTAACTCTAGGTTTCTGGCTAGCTGTGATAGTGGCAGGGATTTTTGCCTTTTCTTCCCTAAAATATGCTTTATTTCCAGATGTGACTTTTCCGGTTGTTGTAGTCAATACTACTGCACCCCTAACTACAGCATCTGAGACTGAACTTAAACTAACTGTCCCCATCGAGAAAAGCCTCAATTCTTTACCAGGATTGGAAGACATTCGTTCATCTACTTATCCTGGACAATCAGTGGTTAGTTTATCATTTGCTGTTGGTACTAACTTAGAATCATCCCAAAGCAAAGTAAGTCAGGAACTGAAAAACATTAAACTGATTGAAGGTAGCGATTTCCAAGTTATTCCCATCAACTTAAATGAATCAGCGGCAATTACCTATGCAATTGAAAGTCCATCGCGAAATTTAACTGATTTAACCCAGCTTACCAAAGACAAAATCCAAAATACCCTTGTCAAAGTTCCAGGAGTCCTTAAAGTTAATCTACTAGGTGTATACCCAGAAACTTTAACTAGATTTAACTCCCAAGAGGCTTTAGCTATCCAAATCATCAAAAAGGGTAGCGCAAACACCTTGGAAGTTGTCAACCTAGTGGAAAGTGAAGTCCAAAAACTGCGTCAAACCCTTCCCGACACTAAAATTAGTCTTGCCTCTACCCAAGCTGAATATATCCGCAAAGCTACCCGTGCCACTGTAGACTCTTTAATCGAAGCCATAATTCTCTCAATAGTTGTCATTTATCCCTTCCTCCGCAACTGGCAAGCTACCATCATTTCTGCCTTGGCAATTCCCACATCTTTGTTAGGGACTGCTATTGTCATGGCTATTTTTGGCTTTAACTTAGAGACAATCACCTTACTAGCATTAGCACTAGTCATCGGTAGTATCATTGATGACGCAATTGTGGATGTGGAAAATATCATGCGCCACATTGATGAAGGTGAAACACCCCGCCAAGCAGCGATTTCCGCCACTAATGAAATTGGTTTAACTGTCACTGCTGCCACCTTCACCGCTGTAGCAGTTTTTCTCCCGATTGGTTTGATGGGGGGAGTAATTGGACAATTTTTTAAACCCTTTGGCATTACCGTTGCAGCAGCAATGTTAATCTCTATGTTGCTAGCGCGGACATTATCCCCAGTTTTAGCAGTTTACTGGATTAAACCTAAAACCAAGATCAAATCCCAATATCAAACCCAATCTTGGGGATATTTCGCCCAAATTTACCAAAATATCCTCCAATGGTCATTACAGCATCGGTTGATTGTGATGGTATTGGCAATGTTAAGTTTTATTTTAGCGATCGCACTCATTCCCGCCATCCCTAAAGGCTTCATTCCCAAACTTGATCGCGGCGAGTTTAATATAGCCTACACCACACCATTACCCGATATCAAAGCCCAACAAGCTGCACAACAAGAAGCATTTGCCAGCTTATTAGGGGATTCTGGGGATAATTCAGGAAATCTCACCCCAACTATTCGTGATCCGATTGATGACTCCTTAGAAGTAGCCAAGAAACTGGAAGTCGAAGTTCGCAAATTTCCAGATGTGGAAACCATCTTTACCACAGTTGGTTCTCGTGAAGGGGAACCAAACAAAGGGAAGATATATGTGAAGCTGAAAGAAAAACATCAAATTAAAACAGCTGACATCCAAACACAGCTACGCACCTCCCTTCCAAAATTACCAGGAGTCAGCACCAGTGTCGAAGACATTCAATTTGTTGATACTGGTGGACAAAAACCCCTACAAATAGCCTTACTGGGAAATAATACCCAAACCCTGAATCAAACAGCCCAAAAAATCAAACAAAGTTTGCAAAAACTACCTGGCTTTGCAGACATTACTGCTACAGGGGATGGAGAAGAAAATAAAACTATCCAAAATATTGAACGCTTTAGAAGTCAACGCGTAGCATACGTTGCTGCCAACTTAGGTCAAAATTTGTCTCTAGGTGATGCCACAGATAAAGTAGTCGCCGAAGCTAAAAAAATTATACCCAAAGATATTAAACTAGATTTAGGGGGAGATTCTGCCCGCTTAGGTGAAGTGCTTGGCAGTTTTGTTGGTACTTTAGGGCTTTCAGCCCTCTGCATTATCGCTGTTTTGATCTGGCTATTCAAAGGCTGGGTAGATCCGATTGTGATTGGTATTTCCCTTCCCCTAGCAATAGTTGGGGCAATGGTAGCATTACTAGTCACCAAAAGCGAATTTGGCATGATTTCTCTAATTGGTTTTGTTTTTCTGCTGGGATTAAGCAACAAAAATGCCATATTACTGGTGGATTATATCAATCAACTGCGAGCATCAGGCATGAATCGTAGTCAAGCCATCCTCAAAGCTGCACCCATCAGATTTCGTCCCATCATGATGACAACCATTAGTACCATATTAGGGATGGTACCAATAGCTGTAGGATTAGGAACAGGATCGGAATTACGTTCTCCCATGGCAATAGCGATCGCTGGTGGCTTAATTAGCTCAACAATCCTCAGTTTAATAGTTGTCCCTATCCTCTACAGCATCCTCGATGATTGGTTTCCTCGGAAGAGATTTAAACCAACTTTACAGAAGGAACTTCAATAA
- a CDS encoding purine or other phosphorylase family 1 — MSDLLQNLIILVPQGSEYQAVSKGLQQLPNSKIEIFPIPIGDKPVREYLKTSGLYTRLFQQPNSNILVMGLCGSLNPSYGVGDVVVYKECIYENQVYKCDENLTSQISGKLNLNLVRGLICGTYGGKQRMINSATEKRQLHIASNADVVDMEGFAILNILQPLGIAVGMLRVVSDDCKHDIPDLNSAIDAAGNLQSLPLAWAMIRQPLASVRLIRGSLRSLKVLEKISYQLYS; from the coding sequence ATGTCAGATTTATTACAAAATCTAATTATTCTAGTTCCCCAAGGTAGCGAGTATCAGGCTGTTAGCAAGGGTTTACAACAATTACCTAATTCCAAAATAGAGATATTTCCCATACCCATCGGTGATAAACCAGTCAGAGAATACCTCAAAACCAGTGGATTATATACAAGATTATTTCAGCAACCAAACTCCAATATATTGGTAATGGGTTTATGTGGAAGTCTCAACCCTAGTTATGGAGTTGGGGATGTGGTGGTTTACAAAGAATGTATTTACGAAAACCAAGTCTATAAATGTGACGAGAATCTCACCTCACAAATATCTGGCAAATTGAACCTAAATCTAGTTAGAGGATTGATATGCGGTACCTACGGTGGTAAACAACGCATGATCAATTCTGCCACGGAAAAACGTCAACTTCACATTGCATCTAATGCGGATGTGGTGGATATGGAAGGTTTTGCAATTTTAAACATATTGCAACCTTTGGGAATCGCCGTCGGGATGTTACGGGTGGTTAGCGATGATTGCAAGCATGACATACCTGATTTAAATTCAGCCATAGATGCAGCAGGTAATCTGCAAAGTTTACCATTAGCTTGGGCAATGATTCGTCAACCTTTGGCTAGTGTAAGGTTAATTCGGGGTTCGTTGCGGAGTTTAAAGGTGTTGGAGAAAATAAGTTATCAGTTATATTCCTAG
- the tumE gene encoding toxin TumE, producing MSPKVIQAYLDEIEQLLLNCSNIYIEEYSVVILTTERANLRIRIRFALRYLLAVSEAFMIVDNQIIYLDYRYHFQDEQNSLIFRYDSTPHFPSLPSFPHHKHLFDGVIACEKPHITDVLQEVMEFLVEENKP from the coding sequence ATGTCGCCTAAAGTTATCCAAGCCTACTTAGACGAAATTGAGCAACTTTTACTCAACTGCTCCAATATATACATCGAAGAATATAGTGTAGTTATTTTAACAACAGAGAGAGCTAATCTCCGTATTAGGATACGTTTCGCTCTTAGATATTTATTAGCTGTCAGTGAAGCTTTCATGATTGTGGATAATCAAATTATATATTTAGATTACCGCTATCACTTTCAAGATGAGCAAAATAGTCTGATTTTTCGTTATGACAGTACACCACACTTTCCCAGCTTGCCTAGTTTTCCGCACCATAAACATCTTTTTGATGGTGTAATTGCTTGCGAAAAGCCACACATAACCGATGTTTTACAAGAAGTGATGGAATTTTTAGTCGAAGAGAACAAACCATAG
- the tumA gene encoding antitoxin TumA, which translates to MRKQIIEYTSPLDALIALTKQLNTYEIKYKMNSEDFFAKYSQGETSDDEMFVEWAGNYQHYLALHQEIKSKLRDVA; encoded by the coding sequence ATGCGTAAACAAATTATCGAATATACATCTCCACTAGATGCGTTGATTGCCCTTACCAAACAGCTAAATACCTATGAAATAAAGTATAAAATGAATTCAGAAGACTTTTTTGCTAAATATAGTCAAGGGGAAACTTCTGACGATGAAATGTTCGTCGAATGGGCAGGAAACTACCAACATTATCTAGCTTTACACCAAGAAATAAAAAGCAAACTCAGAGATGTCGCCTAA